A region from the Aegilops tauschii subsp. strangulata cultivar AL8/78 chromosome 5, Aet v6.0, whole genome shotgun sequence genome encodes:
- the LOC109751311 gene encoding mitochondrial uncoupling protein 5: MGLKGFVEGGAASVVAGCSTHPLDLIKVRMQLQGEAARAPAPAMRFALVFPPGVQHHHHHDHLLQPPRRPGPIAIGAQILRAEGPAGLLSGVSATVLRQAVYSSTSMGLYDTIKRRWERESGGTALPLHRKIAAGLVAGGVGATVGNPADVAMVRMQADGRLPAAERRNYRSVAHAIARIARDEGVRRLWRGSSLTVNRAMIVTASQLATYDQAKEAILSRRGPGGDGLATHVAASFTAGLVAAAASSPVDVVKTRIMNMKVEPGAPPPYAGAIDCAIKTVRSEGALALYKGFIPTVTRQGPFTVVLFVTLEQVRKLLKDFDF, encoded by the coding sequence ATGGGGCTGAAGGGGTTCGTCGAGGGCGGCGCCGCCTCCGTCGTCGCCGGCTGCTCGACGCACCCGCTCGACCTCATCAAGGTCCGCATGCAGCTACAGGGCGAGGCGGCCCGGGCCCCGGCACCGGCCATGCGCTTCGCGCTCGTGTTCCCCCCCGGCGTGCAGCATCACCACCACCACGACCACCTCCTGCAGCCGCCGCGCAGGCCCGGGCCCATCGCCATCGGCGCGCAGATCTTGCGCGCGGAGGGCCCCGCAGGGCTGCTCTCCGGGGTGTCGGCCACCGTGCTGAGGCAGGCGGTCTACTCCTCGACGTCCATGGGGCTCTACGACACGATCAAGAGGAGGTGGGAACGGGAATCCGGCGGCACCGCGCTGCCGCTGCACCGGAAGATCGCGGccgggctcgtcgccggcggcgTCGGCGCGACCGTGGGCAACCCGGCCGACGTGGCCATGGTGCGGATGCAGGCGGACGGGCGGCTCCCCGCGGCCGAGCGGCGGAACTACCGGAGCGTCGCGCACGCCATCGCCCGGATCGCGCGCGACGAGGGCGTGCGCAGGCTCTGGCGCGGGTCGTCGCTCACGGTCAACCGCGCCATGATCGTGACGGCGTCGCAGCTGGCCACCTACGACCAGGCCAAGGAGGCAATCCTGTCCCGGCGCGGCCCGGGCGGCGACGGGCTGGCGACGCACGTGGCGGCCAGCTTCACGGccggcctggtggccgctgcggCGTCAAGCCCCGTGGACGTGGTCAAGACGAGGATCATGAACATGAAGGTGGAGCCGGGCGCCCCGCCGCCGTACGCCGGCGCGATCGACTGCGCCATCAAGACGGTGCGGTCGGAGGGCGCGCTGGCGCTGTACAAGGGCTTCATCCCAACGGTGACGCGACAGGGACCCTTCACCGTGGTGCTCTTCGTCACGCTCGAGCAGGTCCGGAAGCTGCTCAAAGACTTCGACTTCTGA